The genomic region GGGCATCATCGACCGGTTCCGGTCGCTGCCGATCCGGCGCTCGGCGGTACTGATTGGCCGCAGTGTGGCCAGCCTGCTGCACTCCTCCATCGGTGTCGTGGTGATGGCGGTGACGGGGCTGTGCATCGGGTGGCGGATCCGGGGGAGCGTCGCTGAGGCGGTACTCGCGTTCGCGCTGATCCTGGTGTTCGGTTTCGGGATGATCTGGTTCGGCATCCTGATCGGCTCGATCATGCGCTCGGTGGAGGCCGTCAACGGCGTCATGTTCACGGTGCTGTTCCCGATCACGTTCCTGGCCAACACGTTCGCGCCCACCGAGCCGATGCCGCGGTGGCTGCGGGTGGTCGCCGAGTGGAATCCGGTGTCATCGCTGGCTCAGGCCATGCGTGAGTTGTGGGGCAACGGGCCCGCCGCGCCGCCGGATGCGCAACTACCCCTGCACCATCCGGTGCTGGCCACCATTCTGTGGTCTGTGGCGATCACCGCGGTCATTGCGCCGTTCGCGCTGCGCGCCTACGCGCGACGTACCTCCGACTGAGCGATCCCGGCTTCGGCTGTCCCAGGCCTCGTGCCGCGTCCTGTTGACAAGGCCTGAGTTCACCAAACTATACTCAGCAATATGACGGCTGAGATATCTCCGCGCATCGCCGACCACCCGACCGTGCGCAAGATGGCCGGTCGCACCCGCGACCGCCCCGCGGTGATCGACTCCGAGTGGCTGCGCCGCGT from Mycolicibacterium sp. YH-1 harbors:
- a CDS encoding ABC transporter permease — protein: MTTVASPTDSGTAAQRPLIRPTNIAQQSWIMVKRNMIHTKRMPEMLSDVTVQPIMFVLLFAFVFGASIATRGGASYREFLLPGIQAQTIVFTAFVVSTGITADLEKGIIDRFRSLPIRRSAVLIGRSVASLLHSSIGVVVMAVTGLCIGWRIRGSVAEAVLAFALILVFGFGMIWFGILIGSIMRSVEAVNGVMFTVLFPITFLANTFAPTEPMPRWLRVVAEWNPVSSLAQAMRELWGNGPAAPPDAQLPLHHPVLATILWSVAITAVIAPFALRAYARRTSD